In a single window of the Danio rerio strain Tuebingen ecotype United States chromosome 20, GRCz12tu, whole genome shotgun sequence genome:
- the LOC569077 gene encoding serpin peptidase inhibitor, clade B (ovalbumin), member 1-like isoform X1 → MTCKRLRVSFQRRQDSTSSYHCCVPQCTASAKFNSYLSFHTFPKDTDLQERWVVNIRRDNFTVTQKTRVCSRHFESSDLIEPRAPTGRRHLKKGAVPVLFQWNNFAVSAARPGVWERIKRPNTDLTLDDPSVDVSVNYSDHDYVSTAESDALDLSLDHTDLRVEIANLRKQIEEISLSNKFCLERFAASDDDIRFYTRFASHGHLMAFWRQIEPATGKIVRVSRTQTAANPDEVPHTARATSLPPIDEFFLFMTYLSLGLMQKDLAHRFRIHQSTVSRIINTWANFLYTVLGPVGIWLDEEMVKAHMPDVFQQYSDTQVILDCTELRCQTQSSLLLKSEVFSSYKPHCTFKGLVGIAPHGAVTFISSLYEGAISDREILKQSGIVSLLKPTMAIMVDKGFLVEDCVPCKVHIATFLSKKAQLSGPEVRKTQSIARLRVHVERLIRRVKEHKIFSTVIPLSLTGSINQMYTVACLLVNYQNGPLVKAWHGNY, encoded by the exons atgacaTGTAAACGTTTAAGAGTGTCATTTCAAAGACGTCAGGACAGTACTTCTAGCTACCACTGCTGTGTTCCGCAATGTACAGCGTCAGCGAAATTTAATTCTTACCTCAGTTTCCACACGTTTCCAAAAGACACCGACTTGCAGGAGAGGTGGGTTGTTAATATTCGACGTGACAACTTTACAGTAACGCAAAAGACAAGAGTGTGTAGCCGACATTTCGAGTCGAGCGACCTGATCGAGCCTCGAGCGCCAACCGGACGCAGACATTTGAAGAAAGGAGCTGTCCCGGTGCTGTTTCAATGGAACAACTTTGCAGTTTCAGCCGCACGACCTGGAGTTTGGGAGAGGATAAAGCGACCAAACACAGACCTAACGTTAGATGACCCATCTGTGGATGTAAGTGTGAACTATTCTGACCATGACTACGTCTCCACTGCCGAGTCTGATGCCCTGGATTTGTCCCTGGACCACACGGATCTACGTGTGGAAATTGCGAATCTGCGAAAACAGATTGAGGAGATTTCCCTCAGCAACAAGTTTTGCTTGGAGAGATTCGCTGCATCCGATGATGACATTAGGTTTTACACGAG GTTTGCAAGTCATGGCCACCTCATGGCATTTTGGAGGCAGATAGAACCAGCAACTGGCAAGATTGTTCGAGTGTCCAGAACACAAACTGCAGCCAACCCTGATGAGGTCCCTCACACTGCCAGAGCAACG TCTCTTCCACCCATTGATGAGTTTTTTCTCTTTATGACATATCTGTCACTGGGTCTGATGCAGAAGGATTTGGCCCACAGATTCAGAATTCACCAATCTACTGTAAGCCGCATCATCAACACATGGGCTAACTTTCTTTATACTGTACTTGGACCTGTGGGCATTTGGCTGGACGAGGAGATGGTCAAAGCTCACATGCCGGATGTTTTTCAGCAATACTCTGACACACAGGTGATTTTGGACTGTACTGAACTGCGTTGCCAGACACAAAGCTCTCTCCTCCTTAAGAGTGAGGTATTTTCTAGCTACAAACCTCACTGTACTTTCAAAGGGTTAGTTGGAATAGCCCCTCACGGTGCTGTAACCTTCATTTCATCTCTCTATGAAGGTGCCATAAGTGATCGAGAGATTCTAAAACAGTCTGGTATTGTGTCTCTTCTAAAACCAACAATGGCAATAATGGTCGATAAGGGTTTCCTGGTAGAGGACTGTGTGCCCTGCAAGGTCCACATAGCTACCTTCTTGTCAAAGAAAGCACAACTGTCTGGGCCAGAGGTCAGGAAAACACAGTCTATTGCAAGACTAAGAGTCCATGTTGAGCGACTGATTAGAAGGGTGAAGGAGCATAAGATATTTAGCACTGTAATCCCTCTATCACTTACAGGCAGCATCAATCAAATGTACACAGTTGCCTGTCTGTTGGTCAATTACCAAAATGGACCCTTGGTTAAGGCCTGGCATGGCAATTACTAA
- the LOC569077 gene encoding serpin peptidase inhibitor, clade B (ovalbumin), member 1-like isoform X2: protein MEGVSRANSLFALDLYRALSASSAEGNIFFSPLSISAALSMVYLGARGDTAAEMERVLSLSSVSDVHSHFESLISSINSPSASYILRLANRLYGEKTFSFLPEYLDSTMKLYHAELQTVDFIRASEESRQLINKWVEKQTENKIRDLLKPGMVTTMTRLALVNAIYFKGKWTHTFQAKYTREMAFKINQKESHPV, encoded by the exons ATGGAGGGAGTGTCTCGTGCTAACAGTCTCTTCGCTCTGGATCTCTATCGGGCTCTGAGCGCCAGCAGTGCTGAGGGAAACATCTTCTTTTCTCCATTGAGCATCAGTGCAGCGCTCAGCATGGTCTACTTGGGGGCCCGAGGAGACACCGCCGCAGAAATGGAGAGG GTTTTGTCCCTCAGTTCTGTGTCTGATGTTCACTCTCATTTTGAGAGTCTCATCTCATCTATCAACAGTCCATCAGCCTCCTACATCCTCAGACTGGCCAACCGCCTCTATGGAGAGAAAACCTTCAGCTTCTTACCT GAATATTTGGACTCCACTATGAAGCTGTATCATGCTGAACTTCAGACTGTGGACTTCATTAGAGCATCAGAAGAGTCTCGACAGCTCATTAACAAATGGGTGGAAAAGCAGACAGAGA ACAAAATCAGAGATCTTCTGAAGCCTGGTATGGTGACTACAATGACTCGACTCGCGTTGGTTAATGCCATCTACTTTAAAGGGAAATGGACACACACATTTCAAGCAAAATACACTAGAGAAATGGCATTTAAAATAAACCAG AAGGAGAGCCATCCTGTGTGA
- the LOC569077 gene encoding serpin peptidase inhibitor, clade B (ovalbumin), member 1-like isoform X5 yields MEGVSRANSLFALDLYRALSASSAEGNIFFSPLSISAALSMVYLGARGDTAAEMERVLSLSSVSDVHSHFESLISSINSPSASYILRLANRLYGEKTFSFLPEYLDSTMKLYHAELQTVDFIRASEESRQLINKWVEKQTENASQSINCKCWSYHIYGRSSAC; encoded by the exons ATGGAGGGAGTGTCTCGTGCTAACAGTCTCTTCGCTCTGGATCTCTATCGGGCTCTGAGCGCCAGCAGTGCTGAGGGAAACATCTTCTTTTCTCCATTGAGCATCAGTGCAGCGCTCAGCATGGTCTACTTGGGGGCCCGAGGAGACACCGCCGCAGAAATGGAGAGG GTTTTGTCCCTCAGTTCTGTGTCTGATGTTCACTCTCATTTTGAGAGTCTCATCTCATCTATCAACAGTCCATCAGCCTCCTACATCCTCAGACTGGCCAACCGCCTCTATGGAGAGAAAACCTTCAGCTTCTTACCT GAATATTTGGACTCCACTATGAAGCTGTATCATGCTGAACTTCAGACTGTGGACTTCATTAGAGCATCAGAAGAGTCTCGACAGCTCATTAACAAATGGGTGGAAAAGCAGACAGAGA ATGCCTCCCAGAGTATAAACTGCAAGTGCTGGAGTTACCATATATACGGCAGGAGCTCAGCATGTTGA
- the LOC569077 gene encoding serpin peptidase inhibitor, clade B (ovalbumin), member 1-like isoform X3 — MEGVSRANSLFALDLYRALSASSAEGNIFFSPLSISAALSMVYLGARGDTAAEMERVLSLSSVSDVHSHFESLISSINSPSASYILRLANRLYGEKTFSFLPEYLDSTMKLYHAELQTVDFIRASEESRQLINKWVEKQTENKIRDLLKPGMVTTMTRLALVNAIYFKGKWTHTFQAKYTREMAFKINQESHPV, encoded by the exons ATGGAGGGAGTGTCTCGTGCTAACAGTCTCTTCGCTCTGGATCTCTATCGGGCTCTGAGCGCCAGCAGTGCTGAGGGAAACATCTTCTTTTCTCCATTGAGCATCAGTGCAGCGCTCAGCATGGTCTACTTGGGGGCCCGAGGAGACACCGCCGCAGAAATGGAGAGG GTTTTGTCCCTCAGTTCTGTGTCTGATGTTCACTCTCATTTTGAGAGTCTCATCTCATCTATCAACAGTCCATCAGCCTCCTACATCCTCAGACTGGCCAACCGCCTCTATGGAGAGAAAACCTTCAGCTTCTTACCT GAATATTTGGACTCCACTATGAAGCTGTATCATGCTGAACTTCAGACTGTGGACTTCATTAGAGCATCAGAAGAGTCTCGACAGCTCATTAACAAATGGGTGGAAAAGCAGACAGAGA ACAAAATCAGAGATCTTCTGAAGCCTGGTATGGTGACTACAATGACTCGACTCGCGTTGGTTAATGCCATCTACTTTAAAGGGAAATGGACACACACATTTCAAGCAAAATACACTAGAGAAATGGCATTTAAAATAAACCAG GAGAGCCATCCTGTGTGA
- the LOC569077 gene encoding serpin peptidase inhibitor, clade B (ovalbumin), member 1-like isoform X6 has product MEGVSRANSLFALDLYRALSASSAEGNIFFSPLSISAALSMVYLGARGDTAAEMERVLSLSSVSDVHSHFESLISSINSPSASYILRLANRLYGEKTFSFLPEYLDSTMKLYHAELQTVDFIRASEESRQLINKWVEKQTEKGEPSCVNDAPAK; this is encoded by the exons ATGGAGGGAGTGTCTCGTGCTAACAGTCTCTTCGCTCTGGATCTCTATCGGGCTCTGAGCGCCAGCAGTGCTGAGGGAAACATCTTCTTTTCTCCATTGAGCATCAGTGCAGCGCTCAGCATGGTCTACTTGGGGGCCCGAGGAGACACCGCCGCAGAAATGGAGAGG GTTTTGTCCCTCAGTTCTGTGTCTGATGTTCACTCTCATTTTGAGAGTCTCATCTCATCTATCAACAGTCCATCAGCCTCCTACATCCTCAGACTGGCCAACCGCCTCTATGGAGAGAAAACCTTCAGCTTCTTACCT GAATATTTGGACTCCACTATGAAGCTGTATCATGCTGAACTTCAGACTGTGGACTTCATTAGAGCATCAGAAGAGTCTCGACAGCTCATTAACAAATGGGTGGAAAAGCAGACAGAGA AAGGAGAGCCATCCTGTGTGAATGATGCACCAGCTAAATAA
- the LOC569077 gene encoding serpin peptidase inhibitor, clade B (ovalbumin), member 1-like (The RefSeq protein has 8 substitutions compared to this genomic sequence), whose translation MEGVSRANSLFALDLYQALSASSAEGNIFFSPLSISAVLSMVYLGARGDTAAEMERVLSLSSVSDVHSHFESLISSINSPSASYILRLANRLYGEKSFSFLPECLDSTMKLYHAELQTVDFIGASEGSRQLINKWVEKQTENKIRDLLKPGMVTTMTRLALVNAIYFKGKWTHTFQAKYTREMAFKINQKESHPVRMMHQLNKLPFRCLPEYKLQVLELPYIQQELSMLILLPDETKDGSDPLLKLEKELTLEKLLDWTNRDKMDTQGAVIVHLPKFKLEIESCLSETLEKMGMSSVFQETKADLTGMGSNGGLFVSAVIHKAFVDVSEEGTEAAAATCVYIITSYVPRPEPRYYFTADHPFMFFIRHNPSNNILFLGRYRSPS comes from the exons ATGGAGGGAGTGTCTCGTGCTAACAGTCTCTTCGCTCTGGATCTCTATCGGGCTCTGAGCGCCAGCAGTGCTGAGGGAAACATCTTCTTTTCTCCATTGAGCATCAGTGCAGCGCTCAGCATGGTCTACTTGGGGGCCCGAGGAGACACCGCCGCAGAAATGGAGAGG GTTTTGTCCCTCAGTTCTGTGTCTGATGTTCACTCTCATTTTGAGAGTCTCATCTCATCTATCAACAGTCCATCAGCCTCCTACATCCTCAGACTGGCCAACCGCCTCTATGGAGAGAAAACCTTCAGCTTCTTACCT GAATATTTGGACTCCACTATGAAGCTGTATCATGCTGAACTTCAGACTGTGGACTTCATTAGAGCATCAGAAGAGTCTCGACAGCTCATTAACAAATGGGTGGAAAAGCAGACAGAGA ACAAAATCAGAGATCTTCTGAAGCCTGGTATGGTGACTACAATGACTCGACTCGCGTTGGTTAATGCCATCTACTTTAAAGGGAAATGGACACACACATTTCAAGCAAAATACACTAGAGAAATGGCATTTAAAATAAACCAG AAGGAGAGCCATCCTGTGTGAATGATGCACCAGCTAAATAAGCTCCCTTTCAGATGCCTCCCAGAGTATAAACTGCAAGTGCTGGAGTTACCATATATACGGCAGGAGCTCAGCATGTTGATCCTTCTTCCAGACGAAACTAAGGATGGATCTGATCCTCTTCTCAAG CTGGAGAAAGAGTTGACTCTTGAAAAGCTGCTTGACTGGACCAACAGAGACAAAATGGACACACAGGGGGCGGTCATTGTCCATCTGCCAAAGTTCAAGTTGGAGATTGAGAGCTGTCTTTCAGAAACACTGGAAAAGATGGGCATGAGCTCTGTGTTCCAGGAAACCAAGGCTGATCTGACAGGCATGGGCAGTAATGGTGGTCTCTTTGTTTCAGCAGTGATTCACAAGGCTTTTGTGGATGTCAGTGAGGAAGGAACTGAAGCAGCAGCAGCTACATGTGTGTATATTATAACTAGTTATGTCCCCCGACCAGAACCTCGATATTATTTCACTGCAGATCACCCCTTCATGTTCTTCATCAGGCACAACCCCTCAAACAACATCCTCTTCTTGGGCAGATACAGAAGCCCATCCTAG
- the LOC569077 gene encoding serpin peptidase inhibitor, clade B (ovalbumin), member 1-like isoform X4 codes for MEGVSRANSLFALDLYRALSASSAEGNIFFSPLSISAALSMVYLGARGDTAAEMERVLSLSSVSDVHSHFESLISSINSPSASYILRLANRLYGEKTFSFLPEYLDSTMKLYHAELQTVDFIRASEESRQLINKWVEKQTESEKQNQRSSEAWYGDYNDSTRVG; via the exons ATGGAGGGAGTGTCTCGTGCTAACAGTCTCTTCGCTCTGGATCTCTATCGGGCTCTGAGCGCCAGCAGTGCTGAGGGAAACATCTTCTTTTCTCCATTGAGCATCAGTGCAGCGCTCAGCATGGTCTACTTGGGGGCCCGAGGAGACACCGCCGCAGAAATGGAGAGG GTTTTGTCCCTCAGTTCTGTGTCTGATGTTCACTCTCATTTTGAGAGTCTCATCTCATCTATCAACAGTCCATCAGCCTCCTACATCCTCAGACTGGCCAACCGCCTCTATGGAGAGAAAACCTTCAGCTTCTTACCT GAATATTTGGACTCCACTATGAAGCTGTATCATGCTGAACTTCAGACTGTGGACTTCATTAGAGCATCAGAAGAGTCTCGACAGCTCATTAACAAATGGGTGGAAAAGCAGACAGAGAGTGAGAa ACAAAATCAGAGATCTTCTGAAGCCTGGTATGGTGACTACAATGACTCGACTCGCGTTGGTTAA